From the genome of Leptospiraceae bacterium, one region includes:
- a CDS encoding uroporphyrinogen synthase yields the protein MSRIVRIGSRKSALARIQSYLVAAALKEKYPDIQIQFLFKESLGDKDLSSPLWKMSGKGVFTRDFKEDILEDKVDLVVHSWKDLELEEDGQTEILSILQREDQRDILLFKTEAYQNPNYSEIRLMSSSPRREYNLGKFFSKALPKNLQQKSILFEPVRGNIQTRIRKWQENPGIQGIILAKAALDRMLAENFPECKEEEFVQIRSYLRIILQESLFMVLPLSENPNAPAQGALAVEIKSERNDLKTLLEPLQSGQVRDDVFTERRELRKYGGGCHQKIGVACFSRNYGKILITRGETDNGEVLNGKALLNSKKQPVSQKPEEELWPLKGKALKFNRNFLSPVSLPEGPLFITRSTAWQAEWTEKETGKRIIWSAGVKTWYDLAAFGLWVHGTADSFGEEEESHLGFLLGEKPSFIKLSHLGSEVVRSDYPKLPTYSLQLQDNVPVLSSKKYFYWMSGSQFDLMLRHDSKIAEGFHASGPGITAKHIQNRLGSDSRVDIFLDYQDWLNYHGIK from the coding sequence TTGTCTCGTATAGTTCGCATTGGTTCCAGGAAAAGTGCCCTTGCCAGAATTCAATCCTACCTGGTTGCAGCTGCACTAAAAGAGAAATACCCCGATATCCAAATCCAATTTCTTTTCAAGGAGTCTCTTGGAGATAAAGACCTGAGTTCTCCACTCTGGAAAATGAGTGGTAAGGGTGTCTTTACAAGGGATTTCAAGGAAGATATCCTCGAAGATAAAGTCGATCTGGTTGTCCATTCCTGGAAAGATCTGGAATTAGAAGAAGATGGACAGACTGAAATTCTTTCCATTTTACAGAGAGAAGACCAGAGAGATATCCTATTATTTAAAACAGAAGCCTATCAGAACCCGAACTATTCAGAAATACGCCTGATGAGTTCCTCTCCGAGACGGGAGTATAACCTGGGGAAATTCTTCTCCAAAGCCTTACCCAAAAACTTACAGCAAAAATCCATTCTTTTTGAACCTGTCCGGGGAAACATTCAAACACGAATTCGAAAATGGCAGGAGAATCCCGGTATTCAGGGAATTATTCTGGCAAAGGCTGCTCTCGACAGGATGCTGGCAGAAAATTTTCCGGAATGTAAAGAAGAAGAATTCGTGCAGATACGTTCTTATCTTCGTATCATTTTACAGGAATCTCTTTTTATGGTTCTCCCTCTCTCGGAGAATCCTAACGCACCCGCACAGGGAGCCCTGGCAGTTGAAATAAAATCCGAAAGAAATGATTTAAAAACTCTGCTTGAACCCTTACAATCAGGACAGGTTCGAGATGACGTTTTTACTGAAAGAAGGGAACTTAGAAAATATGGAGGAGGCTGCCATCAGAAAATCGGAGTCGCCTGTTTCAGTAGAAATTACGGAAAAATCCTCATTACCAGGGGGGAAACCGATAATGGGGAGGTTTTGAATGGAAAAGCTCTTCTCAATTCCAAAAAACAGCCGGTATCACAAAAACCAGAAGAGGAACTCTGGCCTCTAAAAGGTAAAGCTCTTAAATTTAATCGAAACTTCTTAAGCCCGGTATCTTTACCGGAAGGTCCTCTTTTCATAACCCGAAGCACAGCCTGGCAAGCAGAATGGACAGAGAAAGAAACCGGCAAACGAATCATATGGTCAGCCGGTGTTAAAACCTGGTATGATCTGGCCGCTTTTGGCCTCTGGGTTCATGGTACAGCCGATAGCTTTGGAGAAGAGGAAGAATCCCATCTTGGTTTTCTACTGGGAGAAAAACCTTCCTTTATCAAACTCAGCCACCTTGGAAGTGAAGTAGTTCGTTCCGATTATCCCAAACTGCCGACCTATTCCTTGCAACTTCAAGACAATGTTCCGGTTCTTTCCAGTAAGAAATATTTTTACTGGATGAGCGGAAGTCAATTTGACCTTATGTTACGACACGATTCAAAAATTGCAGAAGGATTTCATGCCTCAGGACCCGGGATCACCGCGAAACATATTCAGAACCGCCTGGGTTCAGACAGTCGAGTGGATATTTTCCTCGATTACCAGGATTGGCTCAATTACCATGGTATAAAATAA
- a CDS encoding glutamyl-tRNA reductase has product MTIAKGSYAILSSMWSNLVVFHSEAKDRDSIIFPGLFHWKTCMRTVYIGDERILSSEYSTVRRGSYFRLNGYEAYAELLRIVSGIKSKLLGETEVFAQFKERFKNENLPDSALGHYIARLRDQLIEDSRKIRSGYLRNLGDQSYGGIAYRYLKSSRSIAMFGSGQLAEQMLPWLLKTGAKVRVIARNSDRLKELQSRYKITTALLSEYTPEEGEDTVIAAPFSLERWIPSLPEGARAIDFREDDTGDFFPDKIKYVSFAEILHSLKENERRNAILRQKLESVIQEIIFERENICQNFIHGWEDIPCLV; this is encoded by the coding sequence ATGACAATCGCAAAAGGAAGCTATGCTATACTATCTTCCATGTGGTCGAATCTCGTTGTTTTCCATTCAGAAGCTAAAGACAGAGACTCAATTATATTTCCGGGCCTTTTCCACTGGAAGACCTGCATGAGAACGGTTTATATAGGAGATGAAAGAATACTCAGTTCTGAATACTCCACAGTTAGAAGGGGTTCTTACTTCCGTCTAAACGGATACGAAGCTTATGCCGAGCTTCTACGCATTGTAAGCGGTATCAAATCCAAATTATTAGGTGAAACAGAAGTTTTTGCGCAGTTTAAAGAACGTTTTAAAAATGAAAATTTACCGGATTCTGCTCTCGGACACTACATCGCCAGACTTAGAGATCAGTTAATCGAAGATAGTCGTAAAATTCGCTCTGGTTACTTAAGAAACCTCGGAGACCAATCTTACGGCGGAATTGCCTACCGTTATCTGAAAAGTTCCAGATCCATCGCAATGTTTGGTTCAGGTCAATTAGCTGAACAAATGCTGCCCTGGCTTCTCAAAACAGGAGCAAAAGTCAGAGTCATTGCCAGAAATTCGGACAGACTTAAAGAACTTCAATCGAGATATAAAATCACCACAGCCCTCCTTTCTGAATACACACCGGAGGAAGGAGAGGATACTGTTATTGCAGCTCCTTTTTCCCTAGAACGCTGGATACCTTCTTTACCGGAAGGTGCAAGAGCCATAGACTTTCGTGAAGACGATACCGGGGATTTTTTTCCGGACAAAATCAAATATGTATCCTTCGCGGAGATTCTCCATTCTTTAAAAGAGAACGAAAGGAGAAATGCCATTCTCAGACAAAAATTAGAATCCGTTATACAGGAAATCATTTTTGAACGAGAAAACATCTGCCAAAATTTTATACACGGTTGGGAAGACATACCTTGTCTCGTATAG
- a CDS encoding FHA domain-containing protein encodes MATKSLQLVLYTEKGSEITPIHREAVGRDGVGQEVFKGHSSVSRLHAMFYRDNQFWYVEDLDSFNGTFLNGEKLQAGKKYPIKNGDTLYLSSSFKLECKIF; translated from the coding sequence TTGGCAACAAAGTCCTTACAACTTGTTCTTTATACCGAGAAAGGTTCAGAAATAACTCCTATTCATCGTGAAGCAGTTGGAAGAGATGGAGTAGGTCAGGAAGTTTTTAAAGGACATTCATCGGTGTCCAGACTTCATGCCATGTTTTATAGGGATAATCAGTTCTGGTATGTTGAAGATCTCGATTCTTTCAATGGAACCTTCCTGAATGGAGAAAAGCTTCAGGCGGGAAAAAAGTATCCTATTAAAAATGGAGATACTCTATATCTTTCGAGTTCTTTCAAATTAGAATGTAAAATTTTTTAA
- a CDS encoding TerC family protein → MLEKEISLFVVFNLIVVALLAIDLGLLGRKGSHKISIRKASIWSLIWISVSFLFAGFIFYYMKDPSQPGIHKEKAMEFIAGYLLEKSLSVDNLFVFIMIFQTFKISSEEQPDVLKWGIIGAVILRAIMIFMGAALIKTFGMVLYIFGFFLIYTAIKMALHKEEEEFHPENSKTIRFVSKLIPVSKSPHGGKFFLRENGKLYASTLFIVLVLVEVSDVMFAFDSIPAIFSVTKDPFIVYTSNIFAILGLRALYFLVGGIMDLFIYLKTGVIVILAFVGIKMLLPLPGEFFNIPRYHIPIHVSLSIISLVLCIAIFASIPQYIRNKRSYLS, encoded by the coding sequence ATGTTAGAAAAAGAAATAAGCCTCTTTGTGGTTTTTAACCTGATTGTAGTGGCACTTCTCGCCATTGATCTAGGTCTTCTGGGCAGGAAAGGAAGTCACAAAATTTCCATTCGAAAAGCAAGCATCTGGTCTCTTATCTGGATAAGTGTTTCCTTTTTATTTGCAGGGTTTATTTTTTATTATATGAAAGACCCTTCTCAGCCAGGCATACATAAAGAAAAAGCCATGGAATTCATAGCGGGCTATCTTTTAGAAAAATCCTTATCTGTGGACAATCTATTTGTCTTCATCATGATCTTTCAAACATTTAAAATCAGCTCAGAAGAACAACCCGATGTCTTAAAATGGGGAATTATAGGGGCAGTCATTCTCAGGGCCATTATGATTTTCATGGGGGCGGCCCTGATAAAAACATTCGGTATGGTACTATATATTTTTGGTTTTTTCCTGATCTATACTGCTATTAAAATGGCTCTTCACAAGGAAGAGGAAGAATTCCATCCGGAAAACAGTAAAACGATTCGATTTGTAAGCAAACTCATCCCGGTCAGTAAAAGTCCTCACGGTGGGAAATTTTTCCTTAGAGAAAACGGAAAACTATACGCCAGCACTTTATTTATCGTATTAGTTCTGGTCGAAGTAAGCGATGTAATGTTTGCTTTCGATTCGATTCCGGCGATTTTCTCCGTAACAAAAGATCCGTTTATTGTTTACACTTCTAATATTTTTGCAATTCTCGGGCTTCGAGCCCTGTATTTCTTAGTAGGAGGTATCATGGATCTGTTTATCTACTTGAAAACAGGTGTCATTGTTATCCTGGCCTTTGTAGGGATAAAAATGCTACTTCCCCTACCCGGTGAGTTTTTTAACATCCCCCGCTACCACATTCCCATCCATGTATCCTTGAGTATTATTTCTTTAGTTTTATGTATTGCAATTTTTGCATCCATTCCTCAGTATATAAGAAATAAAAGGAGTTATTTGTCATGA
- a CDS encoding response regulator: protein MVNMTQTQSPEKSIKIDILIIDQNPLVLDTLYQACKSEGLTVMTANQMPYAMESLIYYSPKVVITELIRSEERGVEFLRALRRIRSESIIIIHSDKTNVNEEYKKKLGLIFAFLKKPAEKDELILTIRRALEFYEFKKKSMNYSVGSEEKMKEQLEWLIWKEQRVLNSKSSFGKTIIETIVHSIFQGMGVGSLVSLIDLMEMTMKEDLDNNAFLVKKEIIKSILDNSLPIRNIKENLDHILKVYEKDYPIEMIHPERVQVHIQNALEDVEDLRSIKNHKIILDDLRLNKAILANGDLLELSMRELLTNAFKYSPEEAEIQISRFYSPTGLSIVVVNPAAKVSRGINGIPPELEYEIFEPFFKINHIYDERYYKEELGFGIGLSYLQSSITRLGGNIHVNEVLDHLSIPPAKKIVAEIIFPFV, encoded by the coding sequence ATGGTAAATATGACTCAAACCCAGTCACCGGAAAAAAGTATTAAAATTGATATACTCATCATTGATCAGAATCCACTGGTTTTGGACACTCTTTACCAGGCCTGCAAGTCTGAGGGCTTAACTGTTATGACCGCCAATCAGATGCCCTATGCAATGGAATCTCTTATTTATTATAGTCCGAAAGTAGTGATTACGGAACTGATTCGTTCGGAAGAGAGAGGAGTCGAGTTTTTAAGGGCCTTACGAAGGATTCGTTCTGAATCCATTATCATTATCCATTCAGACAAGACAAATGTTAATGAGGAATATAAGAAAAAATTAGGATTGATTTTTGCATTCCTGAAAAAACCAGCAGAGAAAGATGAATTGATTCTCACAATTCGCAGGGCTCTGGAGTTCTATGAGTTCAAAAAGAAGTCTATGAATTATTCCGTTGGCAGCGAAGAAAAAATGAAGGAGCAACTGGAATGGCTTATCTGGAAAGAACAGAGAGTCTTAAATTCTAAAAGCTCTTTCGGAAAGACGATTATTGAAACAATCGTGCATTCTATTTTTCAGGGGATGGGGGTTGGGAGTCTGGTTTCTCTTATTGATCTCATGGAAATGACAATGAAAGAAGATTTGGATAATAATGCATTTCTCGTGAAAAAAGAAATCATTAAATCGATTCTTGATAATTCCTTACCCATCCGAAATATAAAAGAAAACCTCGATCATATATTAAAGGTTTATGAAAAAGATTATCCTATTGAAATGATTCATCCGGAAAGAGTGCAGGTCCATATTCAGAATGCCCTTGAGGATGTCGAAGATTTACGAAGCATTAAAAATCACAAGATTATACTCGATGATCTCAGGTTAAATAAGGCTATTTTAGCCAACGGAGATCTCTTAGAGCTTTCTATGCGAGAGCTTTTAACCAATGCCTTTAAGTATTCTCCCGAGGAGGCAGAAATCCAAATTTCTCGTTTTTATTCTCCTACAGGCTTGTCTATTGTAGTAGTAAACCCGGCTGCAAAAGTGAGTAGGGGAATTAATGGAATTCCTCCGGAACTGGAATATGAAATATTCGAACCTTTCTTTAAAATAAACCATATTTATGATGAAAGATACTATAAAGAAGAACTGGGATTTGGTATCGGACTTTCTTATCTTCAGTCGAGTATTACACGCCTGGGTGGTAACATTCATGTAAATGAAGTTTTAGACCATCTGAGTATTCCTCCTGCAAAGAAAATTGTAGCTGAGATTATTTTTCCATTTGTATAA
- a CDS encoding aminotransferase class V-fold PLP-dependent enzyme → MVEWKKYYNDYSVNQELIWLNNCGTTPIGNRILQEVTSYLHGYAKKGVFTELGTFSEVRRGIISILSSLLNCDKDELAIIHNTSEGMNFISLGLGLDTGDEILLLENEYPSNVYPWNHWKERGVLLNFLELKDSPEEFLEYFRNRIKPNTKLITISAVHWCTGMPLPIKEIGRICREKNICFVLDGAQGVGHVPIDVKTMHIDFMAFSGWKWLLGPLGIGILYVRKERLADMNTVFLGQSSVVNGEEYLPYKDLIRPGADRFEFSTPNFTDWIYFFTAIKILHEIGFSKVMERIYELADYLAEGLKKVGCRVNVDDFPGHKTGIIVFDIPGLEPDVIFSALKKNNVISALRLNRIRLAPHIYNSTEQLDKVIEVVETLS, encoded by the coding sequence ATGGTAGAGTGGAAAAAATATTATAATGACTATTCTGTCAATCAAGAATTGATATGGTTGAATAATTGCGGAACAACACCTATAGGAAACAGGATTCTTCAGGAAGTAACTTCTTATCTTCATGGATACGCCAAAAAAGGTGTTTTTACAGAGTTGGGAACTTTTTCGGAGGTCAGACGGGGGATTATCTCCATTCTATCTTCTTTATTGAATTGTGATAAAGACGAGTTAGCGATTATTCATAATACTTCGGAAGGAATGAATTTTATTTCTCTGGGTCTGGGGCTTGATACGGGTGATGAAATTCTTCTGCTGGAAAATGAATATCCCAGCAATGTCTATCCCTGGAACCACTGGAAAGAAAGAGGAGTCTTATTAAATTTTTTGGAGTTAAAAGATTCTCCGGAAGAATTTTTAGAATATTTCAGAAATCGCATTAAGCCCAATACTAAATTAATTACCATTTCTGCTGTGCACTGGTGTACCGGTATGCCTCTACCGATAAAAGAGATTGGCCGAATATGTCGCGAGAAGAATATTTGCTTTGTCTTAGATGGTGCACAGGGAGTAGGCCATGTTCCTATAGATGTGAAAACTATGCATATTGACTTCATGGCTTTTTCCGGTTGGAAATGGTTACTCGGACCTCTCGGAATAGGTATTTTATACGTTAGAAAAGAAAGATTAGCAGATATGAATACAGTCTTTCTGGGACAAAGTTCTGTAGTCAACGGAGAAGAATATCTACCTTATAAGGATTTGATTCGACCGGGAGCGGATCGCTTTGAATTTTCTACACCAAATTTTACTGACTGGATTTATTTTTTTACAGCTATTAAGATCTTGCATGAGATTGGCTTTTCTAAGGTTATGGAACGGATTTATGAACTGGCAGATTATCTGGCTGAAGGTCTAAAAAAAGTTGGTTGCAGGGTGAATGTAGATGATTTTCCCGGACATAAAACCGGAATCATTGTATTTGATATACCAGGACTAGAACCTGATGTGATATTTAGTGCATTAAAAAAGAATAATGTAATATCAGCCTTGCGTTTAAATCGAATTCGCCTTGCTCCTCATATTTATAATTCAACAGAACAGTTAGATAAGGTGATTGAAGTTGTAGAAACGCTCTCATAA
- a CDS encoding virulence RhuM family protein, with protein MNTDEIIIYQNPEGKVKLEVRLEDETVWLTQAQMADLFQKGRSTIAEHIQNTFQEGELQEKVVCRNFRLTTQHGAIERKTQEKEVKHYNLDVIISVGYRVKSRQGTQFRIWATQRLKEYIIKGFALNDERFKSGKSMNYFDELQERIREIRLSERFFYQKIKDIYTTSIDYDPKDENTILFFKTVQNKLLWAISKQTAAELVYRRADASLPLLGMQSYDKPSGKRIRKSDVSIAKNYLSEEEIRLLGLLVEQYLAFAETMAQQRTPMYMKDWISRLDAILQLNGRELLHHAGQISHEMAMQKSTEEYEKYLEDLKQKEREESLKELENDLKGLKERFGER; from the coding sequence ATGAATACCGACGAAATCATCATCTATCAAAATCCTGAGGGTAAAGTCAAACTGGAAGTCCGTCTGGAAGACGAAACTGTCTGGCTGACACAGGCTCAAATGGCGGATTTATTCCAGAAAGGTAGGAGTACAATTGCTGAGCATATTCAGAATACATTTCAGGAAGGTGAATTACAAGAAAAAGTGGTCTGTCGGAATTTCCGACTAACCACTCAGCATGGTGCGATTGAGAGAAAAACCCAAGAAAAAGAAGTAAAACATTACAACCTCGATGTTATCATCTCTGTTGGCTATCGGGTAAAATCCCGACAGGGCACCCAGTTTCGTATCTGGGCGACCCAGAGGCTAAAAGAGTATATTATCAAGGGTTTTGCTCTCAATGACGAGCGTTTTAAGTCCGGCAAGTCGATGAATTATTTCGATGAACTTCAGGAGCGCATCAGGGAAATTCGGCTTTCAGAGCGGTTCTTCTACCAGAAGATTAAAGATATTTATACGACCAGTATCGATTATGACCCGAAGGATGAAAATACGATTCTATTTTTTAAGACCGTGCAAAACAAACTTCTCTGGGCCATCAGCAAACAAACCGCTGCCGAACTTGTCTATCGCAGGGCAGATGCCAGCCTGCCTTTACTCGGAATGCAATCTTATGATAAACCGAGTGGAAAAAGAATTCGCAAATCGGATGTGAGTATTGCCAAGAATTATCTAAGCGAAGAAGAGATTCGTTTACTCGGACTTTTAGTCGAACAATACCTTGCCTTTGCTGAAACGATGGCGCAGCAAAGAACTCCCATGTATATGAAAGATTGGATTTCCAGACTGGATGCCATTTTACAATTAAATGGTAGGGAACTCCTCCACCATGCCGGACAAATTAGCCATGAGATGGCAATGCAAAAATCTACAGAAGAGTATGAGAAGTATCTGGAAGACTTAAAGCAGAAAGAAAGAGAAGAGAGTTTGAAGGAATTGGAAAACGATCTTAAAGGACTAAAGGAAAGATTTGGTGAAAGGTGA
- a CDS encoding OmcA/MtrC family decaheme c-type cytochrome, whose product MKKTIFVFILVILFSSCKEEKKDNTMAYAALALSQTGSGDSAAVAAAKALPVLDVSSYAPADLAALKLSGVVSSVDMSKGTPIVNFYVTTDKNRLKGFGWTTKNNAAYTSTTGAKNTTGTTTIVDGLTAVSNMQFTIAKLVAGTNGSPDQWINYIASTVPYTGTTADGVTTVTRGSGLTWPTYDNNGTLVDNGDGSYKYTFSRDITKSKENIAQEYIGTTVATLSTATTPDATRVAALGNLSYEPTLPHRIAILIGSGNARGTSTNNTDGTRRPVCSVAYNDEISACSGTLVAGVLFENSKTITYDFTPSTGVELSTLQRDIVRVETCNKCHSDSAIITGATTRGLTAHGSRHDVKQCVTCHTDQVKVGSATAFAEAVSSNYVFPTNPNASGRTYLADGESVGNFPIMVHKLHMSSKLTKSGDGYNIHGFRFNNPTGTGTAATTVTTFTKQKDCSTCHTSNKTAANEDNWKTKPSRLACGSCHDGMNWATGALKKVKDGSIGSHNGGAQADDSSCTKCHTSSDISSKHGL is encoded by the coding sequence ATGAAAAAAACAATTTTTGTTTTTATTCTTGTTATTCTTTTCTCCTCATGTAAGGAAGAGAAAAAAGATAATACTATGGCCTACGCTGCTCTGGCACTCTCCCAGACTGGATCAGGCGACTCAGCAGCCGTTGCAGCAGCAAAAGCTCTGCCCGTGTTAGATGTTTCATCCTATGCTCCAGCAGATCTTGCAGCATTGAAACTATCCGGCGTTGTTTCCAGTGTGGATATGAGTAAGGGAACCCCTATTGTAAATTTCTATGTTACAACGGACAAAAATCGCTTGAAGGGTTTTGGCTGGACAACTAAGAACAATGCAGCATATACGAGTACTACTGGAGCAAAGAATACTACCGGGACAACTACAATAGTTGATGGTCTTACCGCTGTCAGTAATATGCAATTTACAATAGCTAAACTTGTAGCAGGAACCAATGGCTCTCCAGATCAATGGATCAATTATATTGCATCTACTGTGCCTTATACAGGAACAACAGCAGATGGAGTTACTACAGTCACAAGAGGTTCCGGTTTAACCTGGCCAACTTATGATAATAATGGAACGCTGGTGGACAATGGTGATGGCTCCTATAAATATACTTTTTCTAGAGATATAACAAAATCGAAAGAAAATATAGCTCAAGAATATATTGGCACAACAGTTGCCACTCTATCCACTGCCACAACACCAGATGCAACCCGTGTAGCAGCTCTTGGAAATTTGAGCTATGAGCCTACTCTACCACACCGTATTGCAATATTAATTGGTTCCGGAAATGCGCGTGGAACCTCTACTAATAATACTGATGGAACAAGACGACCCGTATGCTCAGTTGCCTACAATGATGAAATAAGTGCCTGCTCAGGAACACTAGTCGCAGGTGTGCTTTTTGAAAATAGTAAGACAATTACCTATGACTTCACTCCTTCTACTGGCGTTGAACTTTCAACACTTCAGAGAGATATTGTAAGGGTGGAAACTTGTAATAAATGCCACTCTGACTCTGCTATAATAACTGGAGCTACAACAAGAGGATTAACAGCACATGGTTCCAGACATGATGTAAAACAATGCGTTACCTGCCATACAGACCAGGTAAAAGTTGGATCTGCAACTGCCTTTGCTGAAGCCGTATCGTCAAACTATGTATTTCCTACAAATCCTAATGCGAGTGGTAGAACCTACCTGGCAGATGGTGAGTCAGTTGGAAATTTTCCGATTATGGTTCATAAATTACACATGAGTTCCAAGCTTACCAAATCGGGTGACGGCTATAATATCCACGGATTTAGATTCAATAATCCTACAGGAACAGGAACTGCTGCGACAACTGTAACAACTTTTACCAAACAAAAGGATTGCAGCACCTGTCATACTTCCAATAAGACTGCAGCTAACGAAGATAATTGGAAAACAAAACCCAGTCGTCTGGCCTGCGGTTCCTGCCATGATGGTATGAATTGGGCAACCGGAGCTTTGAAAAAAGTTAAAGATGGTTCTATTGGTTCCCACAATGGTGGTGCACAGGCAGACGATAGTAGTTGTACAAAATGCCACACCTCCAGTGATATTTCCAGTAAACACGGTCTATAA